In the Paramisgurnus dabryanus chromosome 5, PD_genome_1.1, whole genome shotgun sequence genome, one interval contains:
- the rusc2 gene encoding AP-4 complex accessory subunit RUSC2 isoform X2: MNSFCPRPHLEKMDSPPKLSGQTLIVHHIPLVHCQVSNSRQCYGSPLKRSGNPFSCPENLGLSRTTSLPERDILQREALVYSSLIQTSSSSLSSSDTCGDGGIRGGEKQRRGGREGSMASDTSSFTSSNSEDHAQALPTKTRPNSRRNPFLLNAEDEDDEEDEENLNGYLEDSSFHLHGDSHAISKAMLVNEDLPPFHLHDLGFTTEPFLLHASTEEQWCPVNGRSRAADSSDNTMGETFDLSAHLEGLNIDSQRRHGSSGSTLSMDCGEQEWGEEDDDDYDQSMQGGRGSSLSSSLTAPRCTCCGLSQPYPDLFSECHQGYGSDSSCNSSDGVLVNFSTIYNKMNNVIPAKPSLNINSSADQSCASSVSDPVGMCGKDCSSGRGAFYLDLQTSPSEPPQHPSGTQEHANSSSVCLPQLQGATMEVDANCNSYHNHLGSEGLSSDETSANDLTSCFQSQARLVVATQNYYKLVTCDISSQSSPSPVGSSVTSCSDEHSKGSPTHPTEYYLFQQMKEDDEEEDSELNEEKMGDSTHENVIEGQVYINISPPITLCNSVASSGSVRPRSRSYDRNLDKTPSSRLGSLERMLSCPVRLSESAAPSPPPPPRVTSFAEIARNKRKNGGSPSQKGGLEATSIHSHSSGEFSPILEDLQQGQCHSLPPLTRCHSQGSYDMPSPHRSRSTPLRESPGGAGNQARTKAEGGLSSSTDSSPAVVRYSKDQRPTSLPIQPFTFQHQFGKPQTKPILPLLDGYISHMQARGAAAPEGGEDDTEEDNERPHGSSDVPTTVRPSPLGSYSPVRLQGAPTSSGTCSTCTPTPPGPRPPRSISCPISAGLLPQHTPPGLAETQSKLAPLPPTPPPLPLMKKSPLMPALPTRSHCFHRGGLSALPTLPSSGLSPLGKLEPAPQEEPVKVLPTCVTQPKTNGQALRQLPQCYSDFLPDYFSQTERPPEEFCLSPDGNTDESISIDLTQKRGLVKAINTAVDLIVAHFGTSRDAGVKAKLGNSSVSPNVGHLILKYLCPAIREILQDGLKAYVLDLIIGQRKNQPWSVVEASTQLGPSTRVLHSLFSKVCQYSELTNHSMRFNAFIFGLLNLRSLEFWFNHIYMHEDIIAAHYQPSGFLPLSQGACQPMFEEILLLLQPLSLLPFDLDLLFEPHQLQKGEEHLRRKEQLCSARQGLDQSDRSTFQLMRESGMESGAQEEEMVHQRERFMLGEEHARIRMESAGLKMKRDGRTCDGSSRDSLAKEAGKECLRKSDEGGEGCAGRMKGVGEDSEKEKRRERDGDAARQRIRQAGWWYQLMQSSQVYIDNSTEGSKFVKWEKRKKGGIESHRQSHPPLREGVVEGAEAVQRTDERLEQSSSNTNSVVNQTALPEPTRATKKKPSWMGSPPESVLTELKKSKEKVPDSQDAGEGVQTQGTGEDGSTQGLRWGRLFGVGNPSKMEKNDQKSVRKQRLPSGWLSLDRSVLDLVAYTVGVGRKVEQQSLTFQCQESQVGPTEQAQTLNSQTQRQAPREVKALCHHIATVPGQLSFNKGDVLRVLSRADSDWLLCALGDSEGLVPIIYITLIEDNQETQH; encoded by the exons ATGAACAGTTTTTGTCCTCGCCCACACCTGGAGAAGATGGACAGCCCGCCTAAGCTATCCGGGCAGACCCTTATTGTCCACCACATTCCGCTGGTCCACTGCCAGGTCTCGAACTCGCGACAGTGCTACGGTAGTCCGTTAAAACGGAGCGGTAATCCTTTCAGCTGTCCCGAGAACCTGGGACTGAGTCGGACCACCTCCTTGCCTGAGAGAGACATTCTTCAGCGGGAGGCACTGGTTTACAGTAGCCTCATACAGACGTCCAGCAGCAGTCTAAGCTCTAGTGACACCTGTGGGGATGGAGGGATAAGAGGAGGGGAGAAACAAAGAAGAGGAGGGAGAGAAGGAAGTATGGCGAGTGACACTTCCTCTTTCACATCAAGTAATTCTGAAGATCACGCTCAAGCACTGCCAACGAAAACACGGCCGAACTCGCGGCGTAACCCTTTTCTGCTCAACGCTGAAGATGAAGATGATGAGGAGGATGAAGAAAATCTAAATGGATATTTGGAAGACTCTTCTTTTCACTTGCACGGCGATTCGCATGCAATTTCTAAAGCCATGCTTGTGAATGAAGACCTGCCTCCTTTTCACCTACACGACCTTGGTTTCACCACTGAACCTTTTCTCCTGCATGCCTCAACGGAGGAACAGTGGTGTCCTGTAAATGGGCGAAGCAGGGCAGCAGACAGCAGTGACAATACAATGGGTGAAACTTTTGATTTGTCTGCTCACTTGGAGGGACTAAACATAGACAGCCAGCGACGTCATGGTAGCAGCGGTTCCACCCTTTCAATGGACTGTGGGGAGCAAGAATGGGGTGAAGAGGATGATGACGATTATGATCAATCAATGCAGGGCGGCAGAGGAAGCTCGTTGAGTTCCAGTCTGACGGCACCGCGCTGTACATGTTGTGGCCTTTCCCAGCCATACCCGGACTTATTTTCTGAATGCCACCAGGGCTACGGCAGTGATTCCTCCTGCAACAGCTCAGATGGAGTGCTTGTTAACTTCAGCACGATCTATAACAAGATGAACAACGTAATCCCAGCGAAGCCGTCACTCAACATCAACAGTTCTGCTGACCAATCCTGTGCCTCGTCTGTGTCTGATCCCGTCGGTATGTGCGGTAAAGACTGTAGCAGTGGACGTGGAGCTTTCTACCTGGACTTACAAACCTCCCCATCAGAACCTCCTCAGCATCCTTCAGGCACTCAAGAACATGCAAACTCTTCTTCTGTATGCCTCCCGCAACTGCAAGGTGCCACTATGGAAGTAGATGCAAACTGTAACTCGTACCACAACCACCTTGGAAGCGAGGGCCTTTCCTCTGACGAGACCTCCGCCAACGACCTCACGTCTTGTTTTCAAAGCCAGGCACGCTTGGTTGTAGCAACCCAGAATTATTATAAGCTTGTGACGTGTGATATTTCATCTCAGTCCTCTCCGAGTCCAGTGGGTTCGTCCGTGACAAGCTGCTCAGATGAGCACAGTAAAGGAAGTCCGACTCATCCAACTGAATACTATCTAttccaacaaatgaaagaggaTGATGAAGAAGAGGACTCCGAGCTG AATGAGGAGAAGATGGGCGACTCCACCCATGAGAACGTAATTGAAGGGCAGGTGTACATCAACATCTCTCCACCTATAACGCTCTGCAATTCAGTTGCTTCCTCCGGGAGCGTTCGCCCTCGTTCCCGCAGCTACGACCGGAACCTAGACAAGACTCCTTCTTCTCGACTCGGATCGCTGGAGCGGATGCTCAGCTGTCCCGTCCGGCTCAGTGAGAGCGCGGCCCCGAGCCCACCACCTCCACCACGTGTCACTTCTTTTGCAGAAATAGCGAGGaataagagaaaaaatggaggaTCACCATCACAGAAGGGTGGCTTGGAGGCTACGTCCATACACTCCCACTCTTCTGGAGAGTTTTCGCCCATCCTGGAAGACCTTCAACAGGGCCAGTGCCACAGTCTGCCACCGCTCACCCGATGCCACAGCCAGGGGAGCTATGATATGCCGTCCCCACACAGATCACGGAGCACACCACTGCGAGAGTCACCGGGGGGAGCGGGAAATCAGGCTCGAACCAAAGCAGAAG GTGGCCTATCTAGCTCCACAGACTCTTCTCCAGCTGTCGTTCGCTATAGCAAAGATCAGCGACCGACCTCCTTACCCATTCAGCCCTTCACTTTCCAGCACCAGTTTGGAAAACCACAGACGAAGCCCATCCTTCCACTTTTGGACGGATACATCAGCCATATGCAGGCTCGGGGGGCCGCGGCACCCGAAGGTGGTGAAGACGACACTGAAGAAGACAACGAACGACCTCATGGCTCTTCCGATGTCCCGACAACAGTGCGGCCATCTCCGCTGGGGAGCTACTCTCCAGTTCGCCTCCAGGGTGCGCCGACATCTTCCGGAACCTGCTCGACTTGCACTCCGACCCCGCCTGGTCCAAGACCACCTCGCTCCATCTCTTGTCCCATCTCGGCCGGTCTCCTGCCCCAGCATACGCCACCTGGATTGGCCGAGACTCAATCCAAACTTGCTCCCTTACCTCCTACACCTCCTCCTCTTCCTTTGATGAAGAAGAGCCCGCTAATGCCAGCTCTGCCAACTAGAAGTCATTGTTTTCACCGTGGGGGTTTGTCCGCTCTGCCAACACTTCCAAGTTCAGGGCTCAGTCCTCTCGGAAAGTTGGAGCCAGCGCCACAGGAAGAGCCAGTGAAGGTTTTACCGACGTGTGTTACACAACCAAAAACTAATG GTCAGGCATTGAGGCAATTGCCCCAGTGTTACAGCGACTTCCTGCCAGATTATTTTTCTCAGACAGAGCGCCCCCCAGAGGAATTCTGCTTATCTCCAGATGGTAACACAgatgaatccatctcaatagaTCTGACACAGAAGAGAG GTTTGGTCAAGGCCATAAACACAGCAGTTGATCTGATCGTTGCTCATTTTGGCACCAGCCGTGATGCTGGTGTTAAG GCTAAATTGGGGAATAGTTCTGTCAGTCCTAATGTGGGTCACTTGATTTTGAAGTACCTGTGTCCTGCCATTCGTGAGATACTTCAGGATGGACTGAAAGCATATGTACTGGATTTGATTATCGGGCAACGCAAAAATCAACCTTGGAGTGTAGTGGAGGCCTCCACACAACTGG GTCCCTCTACACGGGTTTTGCACAGCCTATTTTCTAAGGTTTGCCAGTATTCAGAGCTGACCAATCACAGTATGAGGTTCAACGCCTTCATCTTTGGCCTGCTAAA cttgCGTTCTCTGGAATTCTGGTTCAATCACATCTATATGCACGAAG ACATCATAGCAGCACACTACCAACCATCGGGTTTTCTACCCCTATCTCAAGGGGCGTGCCAGCCGATGTTCGAAGAGATTCTGCTCCTATTACAGCCACTGTCGCTGTTGCCCTTTGACCTTGATCTGCTGTTTGAGCCACACCAGCTACAGAAAGGAGAAGAACATCTAAGACGCAAAGAACAGCTGTGTTCAGCTCGTCAAGGCCTCGACCAATCAGACCGCTCCACCTTCCAGCTCATGAGAGAGAGTGGAATGGAGTCTGGCGCACAGGAAGAAGAGATGGTGCACCAAAGAGAAAGATTTATGCTGGGAGAAGAACATGCCAGGATTAGGATGGAGAGTGCTGGATTAAAAATGAAAAGAGATGGGCGGACGTGTGATGGATCAAGCCGTGACTCGCTGGCTAAGGAGGCAGGCAAAGAGTGTTTACGAAAGAGTGACGAAGGAGGCGAAGGGTGCGCTGGCAGGATGAAGGGAGTTGGAGAAGACAGCGAGAAGGAGAAAAGGAGAGAACGAGATGGAGACGCGGCCAGACAGAGAATCCGACAAGCTGGCTGGTGGTACCAGTTAATGCAGAGTTCACAGGTTTACATTGACAATTCTACCGAAGGGTCAAAGTTTGTCAAGTGGGAGAAGAGGAAGAAAGGAGGCATTGAGAGTCATAGGCAAAGCCATCCACCTCTTAGAGAAGGTGTAGTTGAGGGGGCTGAGGCTGTTCAGCGGACGGATGAACGGCTGGAACAGAGCAGTAGCAATACAAATAGCGTCGTCAACCAAACAGCATTGCCTGAACCCACAAGAGCCACAAAGAAGAAGCCATCGTGGATGGGAAGTCCACCAGAATCAGTGCTTACCGAGCTGAAAAAGAGTAAGGAGAAGGTGCCAGACTCTCAAGATGCAGGCGAAGGGGTTCAGACTCAGGGAACAGGGGAAGATGGGTCAACACAGGGGCTGCGTTGGGGGCGGCTGTTTGGAGTTGGAAATCCAAGCAAGATGGAGAAAAATGACCAGAAATCAGTCAGGAAACAACG GTTGCCATCTGGATGGTTGAGCCTTGACCGTTCTGTGTTGGATCTGGTGGCTTATACTGTTGGAGTGGGAAGAAAAGTGGAGCAACAATCTCTCACATTTCAATGTCAAGAATCCCAAGTTGGTCCAACTGAACAAGCACAAACACTAAATTCCCAAACACAAAGACAAGCCCCACG TGAAGTTAAGGCATTGTGCCATCATATTGCCACAGTGCCCGGTCAACTCAGTTTCAATAAAGGTGACGTACTGCGGGTGCTTAGCAGGgctgattctgattggctgctgTGCGCTCTGGGGGACAGCGAGGGCCTTGTTCCCATCATATACATCACCCTGATTGAGGACAATCAAGAGACGCAGCATTGA
- the rusc2 gene encoding AP-4 complex accessory subunit RUSC2 isoform X1, producing the protein MNSFCPRPHLEKMDSPPKLSGQTLIVHHIPLVHCQVSNSRQCYGSPLKRSGNPFSCPENLGLSRTTSLPERDILQREALVYSSLIQTSSSSLSSSDTCGDGGIRGGEKQRRGGREGSMASDTSSFTSSNSEDHAQALPTKTRPNSRRNPFLLNAEDEDDEEDEENLNGYLEDSSFHLHGDSHAISKAMLVNEDLPPFHLHDLGFTTEPFLLHASTEEQWCPVNGRSRAADSSDNTMGETFDLSAHLEGLNIDSQRRHGSSGSTLSMDCGEQEWGEEDDDDYDQSMQGGRGSSLSSSLTAPRCTCCGLSQPYPDLFSECHQGYGSDSSCNSSDGVLVNFSTIYNKMNNVIPAKPSLNINSSADQSCASSVSDPVGMCGKDCSSGRGAFYLDLQTSPSEPPQHPSGTQEHANSSSVCLPQLQGATMEVDANCNSYHNHLGSEGLSSDETSANDLTSCFQSQARLVVATQNYYKLVTCDISSQSSPSPVGSSVTSCSDEHSKGSPTHPTEYYLFQQMKEDDEEEDSELNEEKMGDSTHENVIEGQVYINISPPITLCNSVASSGSVRPRSRSYDRNLDKTPSSRLGSLERMLSCPVRLSESAAPSPPPPPRVTSFAEIARNKRKNGGSPSQKGGLEATSIHSHSSGEFSPILEDLQQGQCHSLPPLTRCHSQGSYDMPSPHRSRSTPLRESPGGAGNQARTKAEGGLSSSTDSSPAVVRYSKDQRPTSLPIQPFTFQHQFGKPQTKPILPLLDGYISHMQARGAAAPEGGEDDTEEDNERPHGSSDVPTTVRPSPLGSYSPVRLQGAPTSSGTCSTCTPTPPGPRPPRSISCPISAGLLPQHTPPGLAETQSKLAPLPPTPPPLPLMKKSPLMPALPTRSHCFHRGGLSALPTLPSSGLSPLGKLEPAPQEEPVKVLPTCVTQPKTNVHHLSPQALKWREYRRKNPLGLERGKDGPSHSLSCALEGSKRPGARVMRRNVFDFPPTNQPLSFSRLNGQALRQLPQCYSDFLPDYFSQTERPPEEFCLSPDGNTDESISIDLTQKRGLVKAINTAVDLIVAHFGTSRDAGVKAKLGNSSVSPNVGHLILKYLCPAIREILQDGLKAYVLDLIIGQRKNQPWSVVEASTQLGPSTRVLHSLFSKVCQYSELTNHSMRFNAFIFGLLNLRSLEFWFNHIYMHEDIIAAHYQPSGFLPLSQGACQPMFEEILLLLQPLSLLPFDLDLLFEPHQLQKGEEHLRRKEQLCSARQGLDQSDRSTFQLMRESGMESGAQEEEMVHQRERFMLGEEHARIRMESAGLKMKRDGRTCDGSSRDSLAKEAGKECLRKSDEGGEGCAGRMKGVGEDSEKEKRRERDGDAARQRIRQAGWWYQLMQSSQVYIDNSTEGSKFVKWEKRKKGGIESHRQSHPPLREGVVEGAEAVQRTDERLEQSSSNTNSVVNQTALPEPTRATKKKPSWMGSPPESVLTELKKSKEKVPDSQDAGEGVQTQGTGEDGSTQGLRWGRLFGVGNPSKMEKNDQKSVRKQRLPSGWLSLDRSVLDLVAYTVGVGRKVEQQSLTFQCQESQVGPTEQAQTLNSQTQRQAPREVKALCHHIATVPGQLSFNKGDVLRVLSRADSDWLLCALGDSEGLVPIIYITLIEDNQETQH; encoded by the exons ATGAACAGTTTTTGTCCTCGCCCACACCTGGAGAAGATGGACAGCCCGCCTAAGCTATCCGGGCAGACCCTTATTGTCCACCACATTCCGCTGGTCCACTGCCAGGTCTCGAACTCGCGACAGTGCTACGGTAGTCCGTTAAAACGGAGCGGTAATCCTTTCAGCTGTCCCGAGAACCTGGGACTGAGTCGGACCACCTCCTTGCCTGAGAGAGACATTCTTCAGCGGGAGGCACTGGTTTACAGTAGCCTCATACAGACGTCCAGCAGCAGTCTAAGCTCTAGTGACACCTGTGGGGATGGAGGGATAAGAGGAGGGGAGAAACAAAGAAGAGGAGGGAGAGAAGGAAGTATGGCGAGTGACACTTCCTCTTTCACATCAAGTAATTCTGAAGATCACGCTCAAGCACTGCCAACGAAAACACGGCCGAACTCGCGGCGTAACCCTTTTCTGCTCAACGCTGAAGATGAAGATGATGAGGAGGATGAAGAAAATCTAAATGGATATTTGGAAGACTCTTCTTTTCACTTGCACGGCGATTCGCATGCAATTTCTAAAGCCATGCTTGTGAATGAAGACCTGCCTCCTTTTCACCTACACGACCTTGGTTTCACCACTGAACCTTTTCTCCTGCATGCCTCAACGGAGGAACAGTGGTGTCCTGTAAATGGGCGAAGCAGGGCAGCAGACAGCAGTGACAATACAATGGGTGAAACTTTTGATTTGTCTGCTCACTTGGAGGGACTAAACATAGACAGCCAGCGACGTCATGGTAGCAGCGGTTCCACCCTTTCAATGGACTGTGGGGAGCAAGAATGGGGTGAAGAGGATGATGACGATTATGATCAATCAATGCAGGGCGGCAGAGGAAGCTCGTTGAGTTCCAGTCTGACGGCACCGCGCTGTACATGTTGTGGCCTTTCCCAGCCATACCCGGACTTATTTTCTGAATGCCACCAGGGCTACGGCAGTGATTCCTCCTGCAACAGCTCAGATGGAGTGCTTGTTAACTTCAGCACGATCTATAACAAGATGAACAACGTAATCCCAGCGAAGCCGTCACTCAACATCAACAGTTCTGCTGACCAATCCTGTGCCTCGTCTGTGTCTGATCCCGTCGGTATGTGCGGTAAAGACTGTAGCAGTGGACGTGGAGCTTTCTACCTGGACTTACAAACCTCCCCATCAGAACCTCCTCAGCATCCTTCAGGCACTCAAGAACATGCAAACTCTTCTTCTGTATGCCTCCCGCAACTGCAAGGTGCCACTATGGAAGTAGATGCAAACTGTAACTCGTACCACAACCACCTTGGAAGCGAGGGCCTTTCCTCTGACGAGACCTCCGCCAACGACCTCACGTCTTGTTTTCAAAGCCAGGCACGCTTGGTTGTAGCAACCCAGAATTATTATAAGCTTGTGACGTGTGATATTTCATCTCAGTCCTCTCCGAGTCCAGTGGGTTCGTCCGTGACAAGCTGCTCAGATGAGCACAGTAAAGGAAGTCCGACTCATCCAACTGAATACTATCTAttccaacaaatgaaagaggaTGATGAAGAAGAGGACTCCGAGCTG AATGAGGAGAAGATGGGCGACTCCACCCATGAGAACGTAATTGAAGGGCAGGTGTACATCAACATCTCTCCACCTATAACGCTCTGCAATTCAGTTGCTTCCTCCGGGAGCGTTCGCCCTCGTTCCCGCAGCTACGACCGGAACCTAGACAAGACTCCTTCTTCTCGACTCGGATCGCTGGAGCGGATGCTCAGCTGTCCCGTCCGGCTCAGTGAGAGCGCGGCCCCGAGCCCACCACCTCCACCACGTGTCACTTCTTTTGCAGAAATAGCGAGGaataagagaaaaaatggaggaTCACCATCACAGAAGGGTGGCTTGGAGGCTACGTCCATACACTCCCACTCTTCTGGAGAGTTTTCGCCCATCCTGGAAGACCTTCAACAGGGCCAGTGCCACAGTCTGCCACCGCTCACCCGATGCCACAGCCAGGGGAGCTATGATATGCCGTCCCCACACAGATCACGGAGCACACCACTGCGAGAGTCACCGGGGGGAGCGGGAAATCAGGCTCGAACCAAAGCAGAAG GTGGCCTATCTAGCTCCACAGACTCTTCTCCAGCTGTCGTTCGCTATAGCAAAGATCAGCGACCGACCTCCTTACCCATTCAGCCCTTCACTTTCCAGCACCAGTTTGGAAAACCACAGACGAAGCCCATCCTTCCACTTTTGGACGGATACATCAGCCATATGCAGGCTCGGGGGGCCGCGGCACCCGAAGGTGGTGAAGACGACACTGAAGAAGACAACGAACGACCTCATGGCTCTTCCGATGTCCCGACAACAGTGCGGCCATCTCCGCTGGGGAGCTACTCTCCAGTTCGCCTCCAGGGTGCGCCGACATCTTCCGGAACCTGCTCGACTTGCACTCCGACCCCGCCTGGTCCAAGACCACCTCGCTCCATCTCTTGTCCCATCTCGGCCGGTCTCCTGCCCCAGCATACGCCACCTGGATTGGCCGAGACTCAATCCAAACTTGCTCCCTTACCTCCTACACCTCCTCCTCTTCCTTTGATGAAGAAGAGCCCGCTAATGCCAGCTCTGCCAACTAGAAGTCATTGTTTTCACCGTGGGGGTTTGTCCGCTCTGCCAACACTTCCAAGTTCAGGGCTCAGTCCTCTCGGAAAGTTGGAGCCAGCGCCACAGGAAGAGCCAGTGAAGGTTTTACCGACGTGTGTTACACAACCAAAAACTAATG TTCACCACCTCTCCCCGCAGGCACTAAAATGGAGAGAGTACAGGCGAAAGAATCCTCTGGGTCTGGAGCGTGGTAAAGACGGACCCTCTCATTCGCTATCTTGTGCTCTGGAAGGCTCCAAGAGACCTGGAGCTCGTGTCATGCGACGCAATGTGTTCGATTTCCCGCCGACCAATCAACCACTCAGCTTCAGCAGATTGAATG GTCAGGCATTGAGGCAATTGCCCCAGTGTTACAGCGACTTCCTGCCAGATTATTTTTCTCAGACAGAGCGCCCCCCAGAGGAATTCTGCTTATCTCCAGATGGTAACACAgatgaatccatctcaatagaTCTGACACAGAAGAGAG GTTTGGTCAAGGCCATAAACACAGCAGTTGATCTGATCGTTGCTCATTTTGGCACCAGCCGTGATGCTGGTGTTAAG GCTAAATTGGGGAATAGTTCTGTCAGTCCTAATGTGGGTCACTTGATTTTGAAGTACCTGTGTCCTGCCATTCGTGAGATACTTCAGGATGGACTGAAAGCATATGTACTGGATTTGATTATCGGGCAACGCAAAAATCAACCTTGGAGTGTAGTGGAGGCCTCCACACAACTGG GTCCCTCTACACGGGTTTTGCACAGCCTATTTTCTAAGGTTTGCCAGTATTCAGAGCTGACCAATCACAGTATGAGGTTCAACGCCTTCATCTTTGGCCTGCTAAA cttgCGTTCTCTGGAATTCTGGTTCAATCACATCTATATGCACGAAG ACATCATAGCAGCACACTACCAACCATCGGGTTTTCTACCCCTATCTCAAGGGGCGTGCCAGCCGATGTTCGAAGAGATTCTGCTCCTATTACAGCCACTGTCGCTGTTGCCCTTTGACCTTGATCTGCTGTTTGAGCCACACCAGCTACAGAAAGGAGAAGAACATCTAAGACGCAAAGAACAGCTGTGTTCAGCTCGTCAAGGCCTCGACCAATCAGACCGCTCCACCTTCCAGCTCATGAGAGAGAGTGGAATGGAGTCTGGCGCACAGGAAGAAGAGATGGTGCACCAAAGAGAAAGATTTATGCTGGGAGAAGAACATGCCAGGATTAGGATGGAGAGTGCTGGATTAAAAATGAAAAGAGATGGGCGGACGTGTGATGGATCAAGCCGTGACTCGCTGGCTAAGGAGGCAGGCAAAGAGTGTTTACGAAAGAGTGACGAAGGAGGCGAAGGGTGCGCTGGCAGGATGAAGGGAGTTGGAGAAGACAGCGAGAAGGAGAAAAGGAGAGAACGAGATGGAGACGCGGCCAGACAGAGAATCCGACAAGCTGGCTGGTGGTACCAGTTAATGCAGAGTTCACAGGTTTACATTGACAATTCTACCGAAGGGTCAAAGTTTGTCAAGTGGGAGAAGAGGAAGAAAGGAGGCATTGAGAGTCATAGGCAAAGCCATCCACCTCTTAGAGAAGGTGTAGTTGAGGGGGCTGAGGCTGTTCAGCGGACGGATGAACGGCTGGAACAGAGCAGTAGCAATACAAATAGCGTCGTCAACCAAACAGCATTGCCTGAACCCACAAGAGCCACAAAGAAGAAGCCATCGTGGATGGGAAGTCCACCAGAATCAGTGCTTACCGAGCTGAAAAAGAGTAAGGAGAAGGTGCCAGACTCTCAAGATGCAGGCGAAGGGGTTCAGACTCAGGGAACAGGGGAAGATGGGTCAACACAGGGGCTGCGTTGGGGGCGGCTGTTTGGAGTTGGAAATCCAAGCAAGATGGAGAAAAATGACCAGAAATCAGTCAGGAAACAACG GTTGCCATCTGGATGGTTGAGCCTTGACCGTTCTGTGTTGGATCTGGTGGCTTATACTGTTGGAGTGGGAAGAAAAGTGGAGCAACAATCTCTCACATTTCAATGTCAAGAATCCCAAGTTGGTCCAACTGAACAAGCACAAACACTAAATTCCCAAACACAAAGACAAGCCCCACG TGAAGTTAAGGCATTGTGCCATCATATTGCCACAGTGCCCGGTCAACTCAGTTTCAATAAAGGTGACGTACTGCGGGTGCTTAGCAGGgctgattctgattggctgctgTGCGCTCTGGGGGACAGCGAGGGCCTTGTTCCCATCATATACATCACCCTGATTGAGGACAATCAAGAGACGCAGCATTGA